In Tachysurus fulvidraco isolate hzauxx_2018 chromosome 3, HZAU_PFXX_2.0, whole genome shotgun sequence, a single window of DNA contains:
- the adar gene encoding double-stranded RNA-specific adenosine deaminase translates to MSRGNGGHSKEYQRFSLPSHQGKSSQGSFSQSLPPYPRTPYPPSPNGYFGRFQHPPPYSSTGPPGPSQGSPSLPPNPCTSHLPGPSQVQAQKPSSNRGACSDKAVDFHQQQILFLTGQIAEAPRFVPHQFQHHRSPPQCSTEYYNSPKPSKYVRRGGYNRGRPSWQKEFNPRYHPGPKSAWEQQHIRSQNNQYQCDSWVDCDAASLSSEFHALKLENFGTLSSSRSGSKATCSLPSGRYSLQLTPDIQKQVHSSLASLQQGETLQARLLAKKLRLPKTIVNQALYALSRLNQAVRLEATPPLWRLWKEGDAESAHGTRFRAKTDKNFAQDTFARQNQGISEVVKPVSTTEASSDFSEESEDSEKESSSEALDSDQASEKESGILTTMEAKDTKEHILRYLHETGQASALMIAKNLGFRNAKHVNPTLYTMEKHGDLTRNSSFTLPTWELTSHQREKMERQRKAAVVASKIHDESQLRGTPGPVIATQTVPKIVCGSGLSEEVMTWENLPTSQTHNSKDGTCGNGMLEKQSNSDMDCVPVLDKIPSDDKDLTSVPYSSHDASCYRENDKNGGHSEWASDDIPEFLNTIRSEVAVSLAAPLPPAQNTEIVRLQKLRLALSKNPVSGLMEYAQYLGYSCEFLLLEQSGPSHNPRFRMQVMLDGRRFPPAEASSKKVAKKVAAAETLRALHREMEGASSMEDEAEQPAVPLGEMNDFEDSFESSEEPPKALARSLPGGKNPVSVLMEHSQRSGNAIEFINTGQEGPAHDPRFMFQVKVGDSLYPEASAPSKKAARQLAAEEAVKGLMAEGQLQLNKPQYPFCPLGEGDLSPAMPPCPSLPPLTAAELQAAHEAGVGDLINHLNNNAVSGLLEYARSRGFAAEIRLVGQSGLQHEPRFTYQAKLGGRWFPAVCASTKKLGKQEAADAALRVLIGEAEKAARTGELTSELPVSGSTVHDQFAMLSHQRFNALTARIQHSLLGRKILATIIMKRGADSLGTVVSLGTGNRCVKGEELSLKGDTVNDCHAEIISRRGFIRFLYSELIKHWESPAEDNIFQVAEDGLLKVKDDITFHLYISTAPCGDGALFDKSCSELAEVTGSAHMPVFENAKQGKLRTKVENGEGTIPVESSAIVPTWDGIQHGERLRTMSCSDKILRWNVLGLQGALLSHFMHPVYLQSITLGYLYNHAHLTRAVCCRLARDGSELVKSLPTHFKLCHPEVGRVSVYDSTRHTGKTKESSVNWSLPDKLKVEVLDGTKGKVDSPKLEVSRVSKSNMFRLFRDVCRRAGRTDLMALTSYAHAKMAACSFQQAKEQFYKALSQLGYGTWIGRPQEEKGFEAVETESQNLVSAL, encoded by the exons ATGAGCAGAGGTAACGGAGGGCACTCCAAAGAGTACCAGCGATTTTCCCTCCCATCCCACCAGGGCAAATCCAGCCAAGGATCCTTCTCCCAATCTTTACCACCTTACCCCAGAACCCCTTACCCCCCAAGCCCCAACGGTTACTTCGGCAGGTTCCAGCATCCCCCTCCTTACTCATCCACTGGCCCTCCTGGACCTTCACAAGGTAGTCCTTCTTTGCCTCCAAATCCTTGTACGTCTCATCTCCCTGGACCTTCCCAAGTGCAAGCTCAGAAGCCATCATCAAATAGAGGAGCTTGTAGTGACAAAGCAGTAGACTTTCACCAGCAGCAAATCCTGTTCCTTACGGGGCAGATTGCTGAGGCGCCCAGGTTTGTGCCGCACCAGTTCCAACACCACAGAAGTCCTCCCCAGTGTTCGACAGAATATTATAATTCCCCAAAGCCCAGCAAGTACGTGAGAAGAGGGGGGTATAATCGTGGCAGGCCAAGCTGGCAGAAAGAGTTTAACCCAAGGTACCATCCTGGACCTAAGTCTGCCTGGGAACAACAGCACATAAGAAGTCAGAATAATCAGTATCAGTGTGACAGCTGGGTGGATTGTGATGCTGCCTCACTGTCTTCAGAATTTCATGCTTTAAAACTAGAGAACTTTGGTACACTCTCGTCATCCAGAAGTGGGAGTAAGGCTACTTGTTCACTTCCCTCAGGTAGATATTCTTTGCAGCTGACTCCTGATATCCAAAAGCAAGTCCACAGTTCTTTAGCCTCATTGCAGCAGGGTGAAACACTCCAGGCCAGGCTCTTGGCTAAAAAGCTTCGACTGCCTAAGACAATTGTTAACCAAGCTCTATATGCTTTATCCAGATTAAACCAGGCAGTGAGGTTAGAAGCAACCCCTCCTCTCTGGAGACTCTGGAAAGAAGGTGACGCTGAATCAGCCCACGGAACCCGGTTCAGAgccaaaactgataaaaactTTGCTCAGGATACATTTGCAAGGCAAAACCAGGGTATTAGTGAAGTAGTAAAACCTGTCAGCACTACAGAGGCCAGTAGTGATTTCAGTGAAGAATCTGAAGATTCTGAAAAAGAAAGTTCTTCTGAAGCTCTAGACTCTGACCAGGCTTCTGAGAAGGAATCTGGTATTTTAACAACAATGGAAGCAAAAGACACCAAGGAGCATATCCTGCGGTACCTCCACGAGACTGGCCAAGCCAGTGCATTGATGATTGCCAAAAACCTGGGCTTTCGAAATGCCAAGCATGTAAATCCTACACTGTATACCATGGAAAAGCACGGCGACCTAACTCGCAACTCGAGCTTTACGCTCCCTACTTGGGAGCTGACTTCTCACCAGCGTGAGAAGATGGAGAGACAGCGAAAAGCAGCTGTTGTTGCCTCTAAAATACATGACGAGTCACAGCTTCGTGGAACACCAGGCCCAGTAATAGCTACACAAACAGTCCCAAAGATTGTGTGTGGATCTGGGTTGTCAGAAGAAGTGATGACGTGGGAGAACCTCCCAACAAGTCAGACACATAATAGCAAGGATGGCACATGTGGGAACGGAATGCTTGAGAAGCAGTCAAATTCAGATATGGACTGTGTGCCTGTTCTTGACAAAATTCCCTCAGATGACAAAGACCTTACATCTGTTCCCTACTCATCACATGATGCTTCGTGTTACCGGGAAAATGACAAGAACGGAGGACACTCAGAGTGGGCGTCAGATGATATTCCAGAATTCCTGAACACAATCCGATCCGAAGTGGCTGTGTCCTTGGCGGCACCTCTTCCTCCAGCCCAGAATACAGAGATCGTCAGGTTGCAGAAGCTAAGACTGGCACTCAGCAAGAACCCGGTCAGTGGCCTGATGGAGTATGCACAGTACCTTGGCTACAGCTGTGAATTCCTGCTGCTCGAACAGTCAGGACCCTCACACAACCCTAG GTTTCGAATGCAAGTGATGCTCGATGGGCGTAGGTTCCCACCAGCTGAAGCCTCAAGCAAGAAAGTGGCAAAGAAGGTTGCAGCTGCGGAGACTCTTCGGGCTCTccacagagagatggagggagctTCTAGTATGGAAGATGAAGCAGAGCAGCCTGCAGTGCCATTAGGCGAAATGAATGATTTTGAGGATTCTTTT GAGAGTTCCGAGGAACCTCCAAAGGCCTTGGCTCGCTCCCTTCCAGGTGGCAAGAATCCTGTTTCTGTTCTAATGGAGCACAGCCAGCGTAGCGGCAATGCTATTGAGTTCATCAATACTGGACAGGAGGGTCCGGCACATGACCCACG CTTCATGTTCCAAGTGAAGGTTGGGGACAGTCTATACCCGGAGGCGTCGGCACCCAGTAAGAAGGCAGCACGGCAACTGGCAGCAGAGGAAGCTGTGAAGGGACTTATGGCAGAAGGGCAACTACAACTCAACAAG CCACAGTACCCGTTTTGTCCACTTGGCGAGGGCGATTTGTCCCCAGCAATGCCCCCCTGCCCATCACTGCCCCCGCTGACAGCAGCTGAGCTCCAGGCAGCGCACGAGGCTGGAGTAGGCGACCTGATCAACCACTTAAACAACAACGCTGTGTCAGGCCTGCTGGAGTATGCACGCTCACGAGGCTTTGCTGCCGAGATCCGTCTGGTGGGCCAGTCAGGACTCCAACACGAACCACg TTTTACATATCAGGCTAAGCTGGGAGGACGCTGGTTTCCTGCGGTGTGTGCCAGCACTAAAAAACTGGGCAAGCAGGAGGCTGCTGACGCAGCTCTCCGAGTGTTGATCGGAGAGGCAGAAAAGGCTGCACGCACCGGGGAGCTCACATCAGAG TTGCCGGTGTCAGGTAGCACAGTGCACGATCAGTTTGCCATGCTGAGTCATCAGCGTTTCAATGCGCTTACTGCACGCATTCAGCACAGCCTTTTGGGTCGGAAAATCCTTGCCACGATCATCATGAAGAGAGGTGCTGACAGTCTGGGCACAGTGGTCAGCCTTGGGACAG GAAATCGATGCGTCAAAGGAGAGGAACTGAGTCTTAAAGGTGATACCGTTAACGACTGCCATGCTGAAATCATTTCCAGAAGAGGCTTCATCCG CTTTTTGTACAGTGAGTTGATAAAGCATTGGGAAAGTCCCGCAGAAGACAACATATTTCAGGTTGCAGAGGACGGTTTGCTCAAGGTCAAAGATGATATTACGTTCCATCTGTACATCAG CACTGCTCCATGCGGGGACGGTGCACTCTTCGATAAATCGTGCAGCGAGTTAGCGGAGGTCACCGGCTCAGCTCACATGCCCGTGTTCGAGAATGCTAAACAGGGCAAGCTCAGGACCAAAGTTGAAAACG GTGAGGGTACCATCCCGGTGGAATCGAGCGCCATCGTGCCCACTTGGGATGGCATCCAACATGGCGAGCGCCTCAGAACCATGAGCTGTAGCGACAAGATCCTGCGCTGGAACGTGCTGGGCCTGCAGGGGGCTCTGCTCAGCCACTTTATGCACCCTGTCTACCTTCAGTCCATCACCTTGG GGTACTTGTACAACCACGCTCATTTGACTCGAGCTGTGTGCTGCCGGTTGGCCAGAGATGGCAGCGAGTTAGTTAAAAGCTTGCCTACTCACTTCAAACTTTGCCACCCTGAG GTCGGCAGAGTCAGTGTGTACGACTCAACACGTCACACGGGAAAGACCAAAGAGTCCAGTGTGAACTGGAGCCTGCCAGACAAGCTCAAGGTGGAGGTACTGGATGGCACCAAGGGCAAAGTGGACAG TCCAAAGCTAGAGGTGTCCCGCGTATCCAAGTCCAACATGTTTCGTCTTTTCCGGGACGTGTGCAGGCGGGCCGGTCGGACTGACCTGATGGCGCTGACCTCCTACGCCCATGCCAAGATGGCTGCCTGTTCTTTTCAGCAGGCCAAGGAGCAGTTCTACAAGGCTCTGAGTCAGCTGGGTTATGGAACCTGGATCGGCAGACCGCAGGAAGAGAAGGGCTTTGAGGCAGTGGAGACTGAATCTCAGAACTTAGTTTCAGCTCTGTAA